One stretch of Niallia sp. XMNu-256 DNA includes these proteins:
- a CDS encoding replication-associated recombination protein A, which produces MNGEPLAYRMRPATIDEIVGQKDVIGKETNLYKMIKNGYVPSMLLYGEPGIGKTSLAFAIAGTTKIPFIALNATTSGKKDVEEVVQESHLTGKLILFLDEIHRFNKAQQDYLLPHVENGSIILIGATTENPFHDVNPAIRSRCGQILQLTRLSQEDIKDLITRALANKEKGLGDLVIKINDTQIERIAEGVNGDARKALTMLESIVYASDLEDNTYIIEDQTIEKMISRVGVGGDKKGSHFYNLLSALQKSIRGSDVNAALYYLAHLLENGDLISVNRRLLVIAYEDIGLANPNVGSHVLAAVQASERLGLPEARIPLAAAVVEMCLSSKSNSAYKALDNAIDDIRKGKVGDIPKHLRDAHYAGAAVLGHVGYQYPHDYPLGTFGGWVKQEYLPENLKGTQYYQPVEAGEEKRLAAIYNRLQQFKEK; this is translated from the coding sequence TTGAACGGAGAACCACTTGCCTATCGAATGCGTCCTGCCACAATTGATGAGATTGTGGGGCAAAAGGATGTGATTGGGAAAGAGACCAATTTATATAAAATGATTAAAAATGGCTATGTCCCATCGATGTTATTGTATGGAGAACCGGGAATTGGGAAAACATCGCTCGCTTTTGCGATTGCTGGAACGACAAAAATTCCCTTTATTGCCCTTAATGCAACAACATCAGGAAAAAAGGATGTAGAAGAGGTTGTTCAGGAATCACATTTAACAGGAAAACTCATTTTGTTCTTAGATGAGATCCACCGATTTAATAAAGCACAGCAGGATTATCTGCTTCCCCATGTAGAGAACGGGAGTATCATTTTAATCGGGGCAACAACGGAAAATCCTTTTCATGATGTGAACCCAGCCATCCGAAGTCGATGTGGTCAAATTTTGCAGTTAACGAGATTATCTCAAGAGGATATTAAAGATTTAATTACCCGTGCCCTTGCCAATAAAGAAAAAGGATTAGGTGACCTGGTAATTAAGATAAATGATACACAGATTGAGCGGATAGCCGAAGGGGTAAATGGAGACGCGCGAAAGGCTTTAACCATGTTAGAGTCTATTGTGTATGCTTCAGATCTTGAAGATAACACCTATATCATTGAGGATCAGACCATTGAAAAAATGATTTCACGAGTTGGAGTGGGTGGCGATAAAAAAGGTTCCCACTTTTATAATTTGTTATCGGCCCTGCAAAAGAGTATTCGCGGTAGTGATGTAAATGCAGCTCTCTATTATTTAGCTCATTTACTTGAAAATGGAGATCTTATTTCTGTCAATAGAAGGCTATTAGTCATCGCCTATGAAGATATCGGTCTAGCCAACCCGAACGTAGGTAGTCATGTGTTAGCGGCAGTTCAAGCAAGTGAACGGCTTGGGTTGCCAGAAGCGCGAATTCCATTGGCTGCAGCTGTAGTTGAAATGTGTCTGTCGTCCAAATCGAATTCAGCATATAAGGCGCTAGATAATGCAATAGATGATATCCGAAAGGGTAAAGTAGGGGATATTCCGAAACACCTTCGGGATGCCCATTATGCAGGAGCAGCTGTATTAGGTCATGTAGGATATCAATATCCACATGATTATCCATTAGGAACCTTTGGAGGTTGGGTGAAGCAAGAGTATTTGCCTGAAAATCTAAAAGGAACCCAATATTACCAGCCAGTAGAAGCGGGTGAAGAAAAAAGATTGGCCGCTATTTATAACAGACTACAGCAATTTAAGGAAAAATAA
- a CDS encoding Rrf2 family transcriptional regulator → MKISTKGRYGLTIMIELAKKYGEGPVSLKSIAQANDLSEHYLEQLISPLRNAGLVKSIRGAYGGYILAKEPSEITSGDIIRVLEGPITPVEGIEDEEPVKRALWIRIRDAVKDVLDSTTIQDLANHKDDGEVDSYMFYI, encoded by the coding sequence ATGAAAATATCAACAAAAGGCCGTTATGGCTTAACAATTATGATTGAATTAGCCAAAAAATATGGGGAAGGTCCTGTATCACTAAAGTCAATTGCTCAGGCAAATGATTTATCTGAACATTATTTAGAGCAACTGATTTCTCCATTACGTAACGCCGGCTTAGTAAAAAGTATCCGTGGAGCATACGGCGGTTATATATTGGCGAAAGAACCATCAGAAATTACATCAGGAGATATTATTCGTGTTCTTGAAGGACCGATCACTCCTGTAGAAGGTATTGAGGATGAAGAACCAGTAAAACGGGCATTATGGATAAGAATAAGAGATGCCGTCAAAGATGTTCTTGATAGCACAACCATTCAAGATTTAGCCAACCATAAAGATGACGGTGAAGTTGATTCATATATGTTCTACATTTAA
- a CDS encoding YitT family protein: MRKKYKGQLVPRFMIFLLGLLVMTFGVVLIIIANIGPSSWDVLHIGLYYRFGLTIGTWSILVGVAIVILSAILLKSFPPIGTFLNMLLVGIFIDMFLLLPFLQTPESYIGKIVMFLCGLIINGYGMGLYISAQLGAGPRDSLMLAITSITNWKVGPVRTTLEIVAVLIGWQLGGPLFWGTIVYSVLIGVTASFTLPQCQKLTDFILSKWHSHKQSQQIIEEYNRGV; encoded by the coding sequence ATGAGAAAAAAATATAAGGGTCAATTAGTTCCGAGATTCATGATTTTTTTACTTGGCTTACTTGTCATGACATTTGGAGTTGTACTTATTATTATTGCAAATATAGGGCCTTCTTCATGGGATGTTTTGCATATAGGTCTGTATTATCGCTTCGGATTAACCATTGGGACATGGAGTATTCTTGTTGGGGTAGCGATTGTTATTCTATCCGCCATCCTTCTTAAATCATTTCCTCCAATTGGCACCTTTTTAAATATGTTACTTGTCGGTATCTTTATTGACATGTTTTTATTACTACCATTTCTCCAAACACCAGAAAGCTACATTGGTAAAATAGTAATGTTTCTCTGTGGTTTAATCATTAATGGCTATGGGATGGGATTATATATTTCTGCTCAATTAGGGGCTGGACCGCGGGATAGTCTAATGCTTGCAATCACATCCATAACAAATTGGAAGGTAGGGCCTGTTCGGACGACTTTAGAAATCGTAGCTGTTTTGATTGGCTGGCAATTAGGTGGACCATTATTTTGGGGTACCATTGTTTATAGTGTATTAATTGGTGTAACAGCTAGTTTTACTTTGCCACAATGCCAAAAATTGACCGATTTTATTTTAAGTAAGTGGCATAGCCACAAGCAGTCTCAGCAAATTATTGAAGAATATAACAGGGGTGTTTAA
- a CDS encoding ATP-dependent RecD-like DNA helicase, translated as MEKQDSLDLFGEQTKFIKGRPIVTIFHNEQNLYTVLKIRVDETNEDYEDKEAVITGYFPRIHEHEHYIFYGEMKDHPKFGLQFHATHFRKDIPQTKQGVVTYLSSELFKGIGKKTAEKIVETLGENAITRILNQPSLLDTVPKLPPEKAKDLYDTLMEHQGLEQAMIALNQYGFGPQLSMRIFQAYKETTLDVIQSNPYKLVEDVEGIGFARADELGFQLGISGSHPDRIKAGCLFILEQECMQNGHVYVQAETLLVKVQTLLEENKRDQIEFDDITLELLKLNEEGKIIVEDQRFYLPYLYYSEKGLVTSIEKLLQQTQYEEAFPESEFLLALGNLEERLGVQYAPTQKEAIQTALMSPLLILTGGPGTGKTTVIKGIVELYAELHGCSLNPNDYKKEEPFPFLLTAPTGRAAKRMSESTGLPAVTIHRLLGWNGSEGFDHHEDNPLEGKILIVDESSMVDIWLANKLFKALPENIQVILVGDEDQLPSVGPGQVLKDLLRSERIPTIRLTDIYRQAEGSSIIELAHCIKDGDLPANVSAPTKDRSFIKCQSGHIADVVQKVILNAVKKGYSPRDIQVLAPMYKGPAGIDRLNKVLQEALNGNPDGKRKEIVFGDTTYRVGDKVLQLVNQPDQHVYNGDMGEIVSVFYAKENVEKQDMVVVSFEGTEVTYTRQDLGQITLAYCCSVHKAQGSEFPIVILPIVKSYYRMLRRNLIYTAITRSKQFLILCGEEDALMNGVKRADEQMRQTTLMEKLSGLSEGDNQVEDTILEVETDNTSEISYEEMLMNVDPMIGMEGITPYHFM; from the coding sequence TTGGAAAAACAGGATTCATTAGACTTGTTTGGCGAACAAACGAAATTTATAAAAGGAAGACCCATTGTTACGATTTTTCATAATGAGCAGAACTTATATACGGTATTAAAGATACGAGTAGATGAAACAAACGAAGATTACGAAGACAAAGAAGCTGTAATAACTGGATATTTTCCGAGGATTCATGAGCACGAACATTATATTTTTTATGGAGAAATGAAAGACCATCCCAAGTTTGGCCTTCAATTTCACGCAACCCATTTTCGCAAAGATATTCCTCAAACAAAACAAGGGGTGGTTACCTATCTTTCAAGCGAGCTGTTCAAAGGTATCGGGAAGAAAACTGCCGAAAAAATTGTAGAAACCCTTGGAGAAAATGCAATTACGAGGATTCTGAATCAACCTTCTTTACTAGACACCGTGCCAAAGCTTCCACCAGAAAAAGCCAAAGATTTATATGACACGTTGATGGAGCACCAAGGACTTGAACAAGCAATGATTGCCCTAAATCAATATGGCTTCGGTCCCCAATTATCCATGAGAATTTTTCAAGCCTACAAAGAAACGACTCTCGACGTAATCCAATCAAATCCTTATAAACTTGTTGAAGATGTTGAAGGGATTGGATTTGCGCGTGCCGATGAGCTAGGGTTTCAATTAGGAATTTCCGGAAGTCATCCCGATCGAATCAAAGCCGGATGTCTCTTTATTTTAGAACAAGAGTGTATGCAAAATGGCCATGTTTATGTACAGGCTGAAACCTTATTGGTCAAGGTGCAAACTTTATTAGAGGAAAATAAACGAGATCAAATTGAATTTGATGATATTACACTGGAACTACTGAAACTAAATGAAGAGGGAAAAATCATTGTTGAGGATCAACGTTTTTACTTACCTTATCTTTATTATTCTGAGAAAGGTCTTGTCACAAGTATTGAGAAGCTATTACAGCAAACTCAATATGAGGAAGCTTTTCCTGAATCCGAGTTTTTATTAGCATTAGGGAATCTTGAGGAACGTTTAGGGGTTCAATATGCACCGACCCAAAAAGAGGCAATCCAAACCGCCTTAATGTCGCCATTGTTAATTTTAACAGGGGGGCCTGGGACGGGAAAAACGACAGTCATTAAAGGGATTGTGGAGCTTTATGCTGAGCTACACGGTTGTTCGTTAAACCCGAATGATTACAAAAAAGAAGAGCCCTTTCCATTTTTACTAACAGCACCTACTGGGAGAGCAGCGAAGCGAATGTCCGAATCCACAGGACTGCCTGCTGTCACCATTCACCGCTTATTAGGCTGGAATGGGTCAGAAGGTTTTGATCATCATGAAGACAATCCACTAGAGGGTAAAATCTTAATCGTTGATGAAAGTTCAATGGTCGATATTTGGTTGGCAAATAAACTTTTTAAAGCGTTGCCGGAAAATATCCAAGTCATTTTGGTTGGTGACGAAGATCAGCTTCCTTCTGTAGGCCCTGGTCAAGTATTAAAAGATTTATTACGTTCAGAACGAATTCCAACCATTCGCTTAACGGATATTTATCGTCAAGCAGAAGGTTCATCGATTATTGAGCTGGCGCACTGCATTAAAGATGGCGATTTACCTGCCAATGTTTCCGCTCCAACGAAAGACCGTTCTTTTATTAAGTGTCAGTCTGGTCATATTGCAGATGTTGTCCAAAAGGTTATTTTAAATGCGGTAAAGAAAGGTTACTCGCCTCGGGATATTCAAGTATTAGCCCCGATGTACAAAGGACCAGCAGGAATTGATCGTCTCAACAAAGTGCTACAGGAAGCGTTAAATGGCAACCCGGATGGGAAGCGAAAGGAAATTGTTTTTGGTGATACTACTTATCGTGTAGGTGATAAAGTACTTCAATTGGTCAACCAACCCGATCAGCATGTTTATAATGGAGATATGGGTGAAATTGTGTCTGTGTTTTATGCAAAGGAAAATGTTGAAAAACAAGATATGGTTGTTGTTTCCTTTGAAGGTACAGAAGTCACCTATACAAGGCAAGATTTGGGACAAATCACATTGGCTTATTGTTGTTCCGTGCATAAAGCACAAGGGAGCGAATTTCCAATTGTGATTTTGCCAATTGTAAAAAGCTATTACCGAATGCTGCGCAGAAACCTAATTTATACTGCGATTACAAGAAGTAAACAATTTTTAATTCTTTGTGGGGAAGAAGACGCTTTAATGAATGGGGTTAAGCGGGCTGACGAACAAATGCGTCAAACCACCTTAATGGAGAAATTATCTGGTTTAAGCGAAGGCGACAATCAGGTTGAAGATACGATTTTGGAAGTGGAAACTGACAACACCTCTGAGATTTCCTATGAAGAAATGCTAATGAATGTCGATCCTATGATTGGTATGGAAGGAATTACACCCTATCATTTTATGTAG
- a CDS encoding tRNA threonylcarbamoyladenosine dehydratase: MLHQFSRNELAFGKEGLETLKNKTVAVLGVGGVGTFSAEALARSGVGKLVLIDKDDVDITNVNRQIIALLSTIGQPKVDLMKERIADINPDCEVVALKMFYTEETYEEIFGHNLDFVIDASDTISYKIHLIKECLKRNIPIISSMGAANKMDPTRFQIADISKTHTDPIAKVIRTRLRKEGIRKGVPVVFSDESPIVIREDVRKYVGKDDAEIRKAKMPPSSNAFVPSVAGLIMASYVVRQVLSGIKINTVKDVKDAK; this comes from the coding sequence ATGTTACATCAATTTTCACGCAATGAACTTGCGTTTGGAAAAGAAGGTTTGGAAACATTAAAAAATAAAACGGTCGCTGTTTTAGGAGTTGGCGGTGTAGGTACATTCTCTGCAGAGGCACTTGCCCGTTCAGGCGTAGGAAAACTTGTTTTAATTGATAAGGATGACGTCGATATTACAAATGTGAATCGGCAAATCATCGCTTTATTGTCAACGATTGGCCAACCTAAAGTGGATTTAATGAAGGAAAGAATTGCTGATATCAATCCAGATTGTGAAGTTGTCGCCTTAAAAATGTTTTATACAGAGGAGACGTATGAAGAAATCTTTGGACATAATCTAGATTTTGTCATTGACGCATCCGATACGATTTCTTATAAAATTCATCTTATTAAAGAATGTTTAAAAAGAAATATTCCGATCATTTCAAGTATGGGTGCTGCAAATAAAATGGATCCAACCCGTTTTCAAATTGCTGATATATCAAAGACCCATACAGATCCAATTGCAAAAGTCATTCGTACAAGACTTAGAAAAGAAGGAATCCGGAAAGGTGTTCCTGTTGTATTTTCTGATGAAAGCCCAATTGTCATTCGCGAGGATGTTCGGAAATACGTTGGTAAAGATGATGCAGAAATCCGCAAGGCAAAAATGCCACCATCATCCAATGCGTTTGTCCCTTCTGTAGCAGGCCTGATCATGGCTAGTTATGTAGTAAGACAAGTCCTTAGTGGAATAAAGATCAATACCGTAAAAGATGTGAAAGACGCCAAGTAA
- the mnmA gene encoding tRNA 2-thiouridine(34) synthase MnmA: MMKEPKDTRVVVGMSGGVDSSVAALLLKQQGYDVIGIFMKNWDDTDENGVCTATEDYEDVIRVCNQIGIPYYAVNFEKQYWDKVFTYFLDEYKAGRTPNPDVMCNKEIKFKAFLEHAMNLGADYLATGHYARVQYRDGEYKMLRGIDENKDQTYFLNQLSQDQISKVMFPIGDINKSKVREIALEAGLATAKKKDSTGICFIGERDFKTFLSQYLPAQPGVMETLDGEVVGKHDGLMYYTIGQRHGLGIGGAGEPWFVIGKDLKRNVLYVGQSFHNEKLYSTSILATDISWVSNREKPTRFECTAKFRYRQPDNNVTVELLEDNKANVIFHEPIRAVTPGQAVVFYQDDECLGGGTIDEIYKEDLKLTYVG; the protein is encoded by the coding sequence TTGATGAAAGAACCAAAAGATACCCGTGTTGTTGTTGGGATGTCAGGTGGAGTGGATTCATCAGTTGCTGCTCTCCTTTTAAAGCAGCAAGGTTATGATGTCATCGGAATCTTTATGAAAAACTGGGATGACACAGACGAAAATGGAGTTTGTACGGCAACAGAGGATTATGAAGATGTTATTCGTGTTTGTAACCAAATTGGCATTCCGTATTATGCCGTTAATTTTGAAAAACAATATTGGGATAAAGTGTTTACGTATTTTCTTGATGAATACAAGGCAGGTCGAACCCCAAATCCAGATGTAATGTGTAATAAGGAAATTAAATTTAAAGCCTTTTTAGAACATGCCATGAATTTAGGGGCCGATTATTTAGCAACTGGACATTATGCAAGGGTCCAGTATCGTGATGGCGAATATAAAATGTTACGTGGGATTGATGAAAATAAAGATCAAACCTATTTCTTAAATCAACTTTCGCAAGATCAAATCTCTAAAGTCATGTTCCCGATTGGCGATATCAATAAATCAAAGGTAAGAGAAATTGCTTTGGAAGCAGGGCTCGCAACTGCTAAGAAAAAGGATAGTACCGGAATTTGCTTTATTGGAGAAAGAGATTTTAAGACATTCTTAAGCCAATATTTACCTGCGCAGCCTGGTGTAATGGAGACTTTGGATGGCGAAGTTGTAGGCAAACATGATGGCTTAATGTACTATACAATTGGGCAGAGACATGGTCTTGGAATCGGTGGTGCAGGTGAGCCATGGTTTGTAATTGGAAAAGATCTGAAACGAAATGTTCTTTATGTAGGACAAAGTTTTCATAACGAAAAGCTTTACTCTACTTCGATTTTGGCAACAGATATTAGCTGGGTTTCGAACCGTGAAAAGCCTACTCGTTTTGAATGCACAGCGAAATTCAGATACCGTCAACCGGATAATAATGTAACAGTGGAACTTTTAGAAGATAATAAGGCCAATGTCATTTTTCATGAGCCAATCCGTGCTGTGACACCTGGACAGGCTGTTGTTTTTTATCAAGACGATGAGTGCCTTGGCGGCGGTACGATTGACGAAATCTATAAAGAAGATTTGAAACTAACCTATGTTGGATAA
- a CDS encoding cysteine desulfurase family protein, with the protein MDRIYVDHAATTPIHPAVIDKMTYVMEGIYGNPSSIHSFGREARKIIDEARAGIAKRIECTETEIIFTSGGTEADNYAIFGVAEAYREKGSHIITTVIEHHAVLHACQELEKRGFQVTYLPVDDQGKISIKDFQEALRDDTILVTIMYGNNEVGSIQPIKEIGELLVDHGAVFHTDAVQAFGIEKVSVRELKVDLLSVSAHKINGPKGIGFLYAKNGVKLSPRLFGGEQERKRRAGTENVPAIAGFLEAVTLIDKEQDLRIEQYQKYKEVLIHTLKKHGVAFHINGSLKDSLPHILNLSFPGTSVEAMLVNLDLAGIAVSSGSACTAGTVDPSHVLVAMFGKGSPRTIDSIRFSFGSNNTVEQIERVGEEIAKVVARLTNK; encoded by the coding sequence TTGGATAGAATTTATGTTGATCATGCAGCAACAACCCCGATCCACCCTGCTGTTATCGATAAAATGACTTATGTAATGGAAGGGATTTATGGAAATCCATCAAGTATTCACTCGTTTGGTCGAGAGGCCAGGAAAATTATTGATGAGGCAAGAGCGGGAATTGCTAAAAGGATTGAATGTACTGAAACGGAAATCATTTTTACAAGTGGTGGGACGGAAGCAGACAATTATGCGATATTTGGTGTAGCTGAAGCCTATCGGGAAAAAGGTTCACATATTATTACGACTGTTATTGAACACCACGCCGTACTCCATGCTTGTCAGGAGTTGGAAAAGAGAGGATTTCAAGTTACCTACTTACCTGTCGATGATCAAGGGAAGATTTCCATAAAGGACTTTCAAGAAGCTTTACGAGATGATACAATTCTTGTTACGATTATGTATGGAAATAATGAAGTAGGCTCCATTCAGCCCATTAAGGAAATTGGTGAACTCCTTGTCGATCATGGAGCTGTTTTTCATACAGATGCTGTTCAAGCCTTTGGGATTGAAAAAGTAAGTGTAAGAGAATTGAAAGTAGACTTATTAAGTGTCTCAGCTCATAAAATTAATGGTCCAAAAGGAATTGGCTTTCTCTATGCTAAAAATGGCGTTAAGTTATCACCGAGACTTTTCGGTGGAGAACAGGAAAGAAAAAGACGGGCTGGTACAGAAAATGTTCCTGCCATTGCAGGTTTTTTAGAGGCTGTAACCCTTATCGATAAGGAACAGGATTTAAGAATTGAACAATATCAAAAATATAAAGAAGTGTTAATCCATACATTAAAGAAGCATGGGGTTGCTTTTCATATCAATGGATCGCTAAAGGATTCACTGCCACATATTTTAAACCTTAGCTTTCCAGGAACGAGTGTGGAGGCCATGCTTGTCAATTTAGATTTAGCGGGAATTGCTGTTTCTAGTGGTTCTGCATGTACTGCCGGGACAGTCGATCCTTCACACGTCCTTGTGGCCATGTTTGGAAAAGGATCTCCTCGAACAATCGATTCGATTCGATTTAGTTTTGGCAGTAATAATACGGTCGAACAAATTGAAAGAGTCGGAGAAGAAATAGCCAAAGTCGTTGCTCGATTAACGAATAAATAA